One genomic region from Opisthocomus hoazin isolate bOpiHoa1 chromosome Z, bOpiHoa1.hap1, whole genome shotgun sequence encodes:
- the RXFP3 gene encoding relaxin-3 receptor 1 has product MGEPCGSGACSPAAGMKEGAGGESWDAPLGLLEGSQAGNGSNMSFLQLFKNIELERADGMQGDSSDVVRIIISLVYSVVCALGLVGNLLVLYLMKTKHGWRKSSINLFVTSLAVTDFQFVLTLPFWAVENALDFNWLFGKAMCKIVSYVTAMNMYASVFFLTAMSVARYRSVASALKNQRRGDPLGGCCSAKWLCALIWLSAILASLPHAIFSTTATVFDDVLCLVKFPEGRGSNAQFWLGLYHIQKVLLGFVVPLAVISLCYLLLVRFISDKHVGSTCSGPSTKRRSKVTKSVSIVVLSFFLCWLPNQALTTWGILIKLNVVHFSTEYFLSQVYLFPISVCLAHSNSCLNPILYCLMRREFRKALKTLLWRITSPSLTTMRPFTDTTKPEQEEQALHALVPVHPITASSPAATVQPELAYYPPGVVVYHSRCDLLPASSAEQCC; this is encoded by the coding sequence ATGGGCGAGCCCTGCGGGAGCGGCGCCTGCTCGCCGGCCGCCGGCATGAAGGAAGGAGCGGGCGGGGAGTCCTGGGACGCGCCGCTGGGTCTGCTGGAGGGCTCCCAGGCGGGCAACGGGAGCAACATGTCCTTCCTGCAGCTCTTCAAGAACATCGAGCTGGAGCGAGCCGACGGGATGCAGGGGGACAGCTCCGACGTGGTGCGGATTATCATCTCGCTGGTGTACTCCGTGGTGtgtgccctggggctggtgggcAACTTGCTGGTGCTCTACCTGATGAAAACCAAACACGGCTGGAGAAAGTCCTCCATCAACCTCTTTGTGACCAGCCTGGCGGTGACTGACTTCCAGTTTGTGCTGACCTTGCCGTTCTGGGCAGTGGAGAACGCACTGGACTTCAACTGGCTCTTCGGCAAGGCAATGTGTAAGATTGTCTCGTATGTAACAGCCATGAATATGTATGCCAGCGTCTTCTTTCTCACTGCCATGAGCGTGGCTCGATACCGCTCTGTGGCTTCAGCCTTGAAGAACCAGCGGCGAGGTGACCCCCTgggtggctgctgctctgccaagTGGCTTTGTGCGCTcatctggctgtcagctatcctGGCTTCCCTGCCACATGCCATTTTTTCCACCACTGCCACTGTCTTTGATGATGTGCTCTGCCTCGTCAAGTTTCCGGAGGGCCGAGGCAGCAATGCCCAGTTCTGGCTGGGTCTGTACCACATCCAGAAGGTGCTGCTGGGCTTTGTGGTGCCCCTGGCCGTCATAAGCCTCTGCTACTTGCTCCTGGTGCGCTTCATCAGTGACAAGCATGTCGGCAGCACCTgcagcggccccagcaccaagcgccgtTCCAAAGTGACTAAGTCAGTGTCCATCGTGGTGCTGTCTTTCTTCCTGTGCTGGCTGCCTAACCAAGCGCTCACGACGTGGGGCATCCTCATCAAACTCAACGTGGTGCACTTCAGTACTGAGTACTTCCTCTCCCAAGTGTACCTCTTCCCCATCAGCGTGTGCCTGGCGCACTCCAACAGCTGCCTCAACCCCATCCTCTACTGCCTCATGCGCAGGGAGTTCCGCAAGGCGCTGAAGACACTCCTCTGGAGGATCACCTCACCTTCCCTCACCACCATGCGCCCTTTCACCGACACAACCAAGCccgagcaggaggagcaggccCTGCACGCCTTGGTGCCTGTCCACCCCATCACTGCTTCTTCCCCTGCTGCGACGGTCCAGCCGGAGCTGGCCTACTACCCCCCTGGGGTGGTGGTGTACCACAGCCGCTGTGACCTGCTGCCCGCTAGCTCTgcggagcagtgctgctga